In Lactiplantibacillus pentosus, the sequence GTCGCACCGGGTGCTGCCGAAACTGAACTACTGACCCACGTCACGAGCCAATCGGCCTTATCAGATTACGAAGCCTGGAAAAAATCCATGGGTGGCTTGACGTTGAATCCCAAACACGTCGCCGAAACGGTCAAGTTCATGTATGACATGCCTCAAAATGTCAATATTCGTGAAGTTGACATTGCGGCTACGGCTCAAGACGCTTAAGCTTTCAACTAGCAGATTTACTGCAATCAGCTCTAGTCAGCCGGTTTTACTACGAATAGTTGACCAGCACGGTTTTCCACAACCAGCCGACCAGCACGTTTTACGGTCATCAATTGGCCAGATTGCGTTACCACTGTCAATGTTCGGGCACTCATTGTTAACAGCCAATCAGGCCCTTTGCCACGGCTAACGTGAACAGCGGCCGTCCCTGTTATAACTCGTACTAACTATAATCACCTTGAGCGATTGTGTATCAATGGCTCAAGGTGATTATTTGTGTCCTGCCAAAATCAAAACGCCAGCTTGAAATCAGTTTTTTCGTACCGCATTCATCCGCAGTCCAAAGTACTACGCCTCCTTAGCAGCCTTAACCAACGCCTCCATCGTGCTGTTCTGCAACGTTGCCAACAAGTCATGAATCGTGGTCAGTGATTCCGTTTGACCATTTAGCAGCCATTCTCGCCAAATCGCATAAACGCCGGCACTCATGAATTTAGTCCAATACTTCAATTGAACGGCCGTTAAGCCAGCCTTCGCCATCGTCGTTTGGTAAAAAGTGGTCATGTTGTCATCAAATAATTGTTGAATGATGCTTTCAAAGCCCCGTTGTGCCGCTAACTGCAGCGTTGGTGCAAAATCACTGAAAAATTGGCCCATCGCAACCAGCTTCTGTTCAGCGGAAACGTGTTGTAAGACGTCCTGAAACCGGGCCGCAATCGCTGGTGCGAAATAGGCCGTCAAAAGCTCCGCAAGTGTTGAAAAGTTGCGGTAAAAAGCCATTCGACTGACACCCGCACGTTTGACAACTTGCGTCACCGTAATCGTGTCTAAATCGTGAGTTCGCAACAATTGCAGTAAAGCGGTGGTGAGATACGTTTGTGAGTCCTTTTTAATTGCTTGCGCGTGATTGGTCGCTGCCATAACAATTCCTCCATTCTGTCACAGATGCCCGTGATTACCTTGTATTCGATATGGGTCCATTGTAAGATACTGGCACAGACGTTACAAGTGTAACAGTTAAAAAATAAATTTGGAGGCATTCTCATGCAAAAACAATTAGTCGTCGTCACCGGTGGTAGTGGTTTTATCGCGATTCACATTATTCGTCAATTATTACAACAAGGTTATGCCGTTCGCACCACGGTCCGCGCCCTGGACAAGGCGCCAGTCATCAAGGAAATGCTGCGTAACGGTGGAATCACCGACTTCTCATCGCTTGAGATCGTCGTGGCGGACCTCGCTAGCGACGACCACTGGCCAGAAGTCATGGCAGGTGCCACTTATACGATCGACGTCGCTTCACCAACACCGAAACTTAATTTCAAAAACAAAGCTGAAATGATTCGTCC encodes:
- a CDS encoding TetR/AcrR family transcriptional regulator; translation: MAATNHAQAIKKDSQTYLTTALLQLLRTHDLDTITVTQVVKRAGVSRMAFYRNFSTLAELLTAYFAPAIAARFQDVLQHVSAEQKLVAMGQFFSDFAPTLQLAAQRGFESIIQQLFDDNMTTFYQTTMAKAGLTAVQLKYWTKFMSAGVYAIWREWLLNGQTESLTTIHDLLATLQNSTMEALVKAAKEA